Proteins encoded together in one Musa acuminata AAA Group cultivar baxijiao chromosome BXJ3-6, Cavendish_Baxijiao_AAA, whole genome shotgun sequence window:
- the LOC135641805 gene encoding protein IWS1 homolog 1-like isoform X1 has translation MAFGNDGFLDEDGETLMVSNMPSCRERSLKPADRVDDDGNVDGRSWRWGRSPTPVMDSANECKGGKPRKRLIMKGANEGPPHCSGGPMAAFGDEGLDKSGNVELSLKKKRKGTPSTKQGKVGSGSRNTIARGELEAEEGEEDDEIQQLFNGGGKKKKYEKSHAEISLLVEHVMAELEVVTEEDAELNRQNKPAINKLRKLPLLVEALSKKTLQQDFLDHGVLSLLKNWLEPLPDGSFPNMNVRTAILKVLSDFPIDLEQCDRREQLKRSGIGKVIMFLSKSDEETTSNRKLAKELVDRWSRSIFNKSTRFEDMRTSDEEREPYRQLSQKHLTKARRLESQDNWIRLDLDELSNLRRTGQAATRQHVSVPEALPLDFVVRPRSLVDPEEVRAQAKQVMHDQHRLKCFSLFLGWEASACMAIQRAVFSVSALQFEGNRSIETL, from the exons ATGGCCTTTGGCAATGATGG CTTTCTGGACGAGGATGGTGAGACATTGATGGTTTCGAACATGCCGTCCTGTCGGGAGCGCTCCCTGAAGCCGGCCGATCGCGTCGACGACGACGGCAACGTTGACGGGAGGTCCTGGCGGTGGGGCCGCTCACCGACGCCGGTGATGGATTCTGCCAACGAGTGCAAGGGCGGCAAGCCGAGGAAGAGGCTTATAATGAAGGGCGCGAACGAGGGCCCGCCGCATTGCAGTGGCGGCCCCATGGCGGCGTTCGGCGACGAAGGATTGGATAAGTCGGGGAACGTAGAGCTGTCgttgaagaagaagaggaagggaacGCCGTCCACCAAGCAGGGAAAAGTGGGGAGTGGATCAAGGAACACTATAGCCAGAGGCGAATTAGAG GCAGAAGAGGGTGAAGAAGATGATGAAATTCAGCAACTATTTAATGGGGgagggaaaaagaagaaatatgagAAGTCCCATGCTGAAATATCTTTGCTTGTTGAACACGTTATGGCTGAATTAGAGGTGGTGACTGAAGAAGATGCTGAGCTGAACAGGCAGAACAAACCAGCCATTAACAAACTCAGGAAGCTGCCATTACTTGTTGAGGCCCTCTCTAA GAAAACACTTCAGCAAGATTTCTTGGATCATGGAGTATTATCTCTTCTGAAAAATTGGCTTGAACCCTTGCCTGATGGAAGTTTTCCGAATATGAATGTCCGAACTGCCATACTAAAAGTACTTTCCGAT TTTCCTATTGATCTAGAGCAGTGTGACAGAAGAGAACAACTAAAAAGAAGTGGTATCGGGAAG GTGATAATGTTCTTATCAAAATCAGATGAGGAAACAACTTCCAATAGAAAACTTGCTAAAGAATTGGTTGATAGATGG AGTCGATCAATATTTAACAAGAGTACTAGATTTGAGGATATGAGGACTTCTGATGAAGAGAGAGAGCCATACAGACAACTATCTCAGAA GCACCTTACTAAAGCAAGGAGACTGGAATCTCAAGATAACTGGATACGCTTGGATCTGGATGAACTTTCAAA TCTGCGAAGAACTGGACAGGCAGCAACCAGACAACATGTTTCTGTCCCTGAAGCATTGCCTCTAGATTTTGTTGTGCGCCCTCGGTCTCTAGTTGATCCTGAAGAAGTCAGAGCACAAGCGAAGCAAGTGATGCATGATCAGCACCGGTTAAAG TGTTTCTCATTATTTCTGGGGTGGGAGGCGTCAGCATGTATGGCTATTCAACGGGCAGTATTCTCAGTTTCTGCACTTCAGTTTGAAGGAAATAGATCAATAGAAACTTTGTG A
- the LOC135641805 gene encoding protein IWS1 homolog 1-like isoform X2 has translation MAFGNDGFLDEDGETLMVSNMPSCRERSLKPADRVDDDGNVDGRSWRWGRSPTPVMDSANECKGGKPRKRLIMKGANEGPPHCSGGPMAAFGDEGLDKSGNVELSLKKKRKGTPSTKQGKVGSGSRNTIARGELEAEEGEEDDEIQQLFNGGGKKKKYEKSHAEISLLVEHVMAELEVVTEEDAELNRQNKPAINKLRKLPLLVEALSKKTLQQDFLDHGVLSLLKNWLEPLPDGSFPNMNVRTAILKVLSDFPIDLEQCDRREQLKRSGIGKVIMFLSKSDEETTSNRKLAKELVDRWSRSIFNKSTRFEDMRTSDEEREPYRQLSQKHLTKARRLESQDNWIRLDLDELSNLRRTGQAATRQHVSVPEALPLDFVVRPRSLVDPEEVRAQAKQVMHDQHRLKINKKLRQLKTSKMRQLQALKPSSEGRGIVMYL, from the exons ATGGCCTTTGGCAATGATGG CTTTCTGGACGAGGATGGTGAGACATTGATGGTTTCGAACATGCCGTCCTGTCGGGAGCGCTCCCTGAAGCCGGCCGATCGCGTCGACGACGACGGCAACGTTGACGGGAGGTCCTGGCGGTGGGGCCGCTCACCGACGCCGGTGATGGATTCTGCCAACGAGTGCAAGGGCGGCAAGCCGAGGAAGAGGCTTATAATGAAGGGCGCGAACGAGGGCCCGCCGCATTGCAGTGGCGGCCCCATGGCGGCGTTCGGCGACGAAGGATTGGATAAGTCGGGGAACGTAGAGCTGTCgttgaagaagaagaggaagggaacGCCGTCCACCAAGCAGGGAAAAGTGGGGAGTGGATCAAGGAACACTATAGCCAGAGGCGAATTAGAG GCAGAAGAGGGTGAAGAAGATGATGAAATTCAGCAACTATTTAATGGGGgagggaaaaagaagaaatatgagAAGTCCCATGCTGAAATATCTTTGCTTGTTGAACACGTTATGGCTGAATTAGAGGTGGTGACTGAAGAAGATGCTGAGCTGAACAGGCAGAACAAACCAGCCATTAACAAACTCAGGAAGCTGCCATTACTTGTTGAGGCCCTCTCTAA GAAAACACTTCAGCAAGATTTCTTGGATCATGGAGTATTATCTCTTCTGAAAAATTGGCTTGAACCCTTGCCTGATGGAAGTTTTCCGAATATGAATGTCCGAACTGCCATACTAAAAGTACTTTCCGAT TTTCCTATTGATCTAGAGCAGTGTGACAGAAGAGAACAACTAAAAAGAAGTGGTATCGGGAAG GTGATAATGTTCTTATCAAAATCAGATGAGGAAACAACTTCCAATAGAAAACTTGCTAAAGAATTGGTTGATAGATGG AGTCGATCAATATTTAACAAGAGTACTAGATTTGAGGATATGAGGACTTCTGATGAAGAGAGAGAGCCATACAGACAACTATCTCAGAA GCACCTTACTAAAGCAAGGAGACTGGAATCTCAAGATAACTGGATACGCTTGGATCTGGATGAACTTTCAAA TCTGCGAAGAACTGGACAGGCAGCAACCAGACAACATGTTTCTGTCCCTGAAGCATTGCCTCTAGATTTTGTTGTGCGCCCTCGGTCTCTAGTTGATCCTGAAGAAGTCAGAGCACAAGCGAAGCAAGTGATGCATGATCAGCACCGGTTAAAG ATAAACAAGAAGTTGCGGCAGTTGAAAACATCAAAAATGAGGCAGCTTCAGGCATTGAAACCGAGTAGCGAGGGGCGTGGCATTGTCATGTATTTATAG
- the LOC135581593 gene encoding scarecrow-like protein 9 isoform X2 — MGTGIRDLRGAMNGFKHDQLFPGPITADGLKLKGLPPPTTAAYLDGFIDVQDGPFLQASSDSALNASAPPSFMDDLFTEEDALNSLDLGGQQQSSNHRSSRLDLPDDHPGLPPSVCTPNANVSPVTETGTLDDSEIFSDIGLNYISQMLMEENTDDKFDVYLENPALFDPENTFLEILRENLTASPGQPPLCSSHFSDSPDGDHHGSSGSSTVMDNSHSYDAPETQPVPIDDSPQSSFSFVNSFGDILEGVEESLLSTLVAPDLPADSQPAWQFQGGIEEAHKFLPSNDKLAINLEANNFYLPQVPNEGTRLVEVNAEGGVSEHAVHPSRGRKNRHGEDLELEEGRSIKQSAVFSGETGRTKLFDEVFLCSGGSCAKAVDKFRERSQNEASKVSHGSRSKGRKGRGKKQPKREVVDLSSLLTHCAHAVAADDHRSANELLKQIRQHSSPFGDANQRLAHWFADGLQARLAGTGSQIYHSLTAKRIPVTDVLKAYQLYMAVCPFRKVSHFFATQTILNVAEKATRLHIIDFGMYYGFQWPCFLQRLSSRPDGPPKVRMTGIDVPRHGFRPTELIDETGRRLADYASSFRIPFEFRSIAAAKWDDIRVEDLDLRDDEVVVVNCLYRFKNLLDETVVVDNPRDKVLNTIRKINPDVFIHGVVNGTYSAPFFVTRFREALFHYSSLFDMIGTNAPQEDESRQLIEKVLFGREALNVLACEGTERLERPETYKQWHVRNLRAGFVQLPLNRDIVKNVTDKMKSCYHKDFVVDEDKRWLLQGWKGRIVYALSTWKSNSSY; from the coding sequence ATGGGAACTGGAATTCGAGATCTGCGAGGAGCGATGAACGGGTTCAAGCATGACCAGCTCTTCCCTGGTCCAATCACTGCCGATGGTCTCAAACTCAAAGGGCTGCCGCCACCGACGACCGCCGCCTACCTGGATGGCTTCATCGATGTGCAAGATGGTCCTTTTCTTCAGGCCTCTTCTGATTCTGCCTTGAATGCGAGTGCTCCGCCTTCGTTCATGGATGATCTCTTCACCGAGGAGGACGCCTTGAACAGCTTAGATTTGGGAGGACAGCAGCAATCGTCGAACCACCGGAGTAGCCGGCTCGACCTCCCAGATGACCATCCTGGTCTCCCGCCCTCGGTCTGCACTCCAAACGCCAACGTTTCGCCAGTGACCGAGACAGGTACCCTGGACGACTCTGAGATCTTCTCTGATATCGGTCTCAACTACATTAGTCAGATGCTCATGGAGGAGAACACCGATGATAAGTTTGATGTCTATCTAGAGAACCCAGCCCTCTTTGATCCAGAGAATACCTTCCTTGAGATCTTACGTGAGAACTTGACAGCTTCACCTGGTCAACCACCATTATGTTCCAGCCATTTCTCTGACAGCCCGGATGGTGACCACCATGGGAGCTCCGGTAGCAGCACGGTCATGGACAACAGCCACTCGTATGATGCCCCAGAGACTCAACCTGTCCCTATCGATGACTCCCCGCAGTCTTCGTTTTCCTTCGTGAATAGCTTCGGTGATATCTTAGAAGGGGTGGAGGAATCTCTTCTGAGCACTCTTGTAGCTCCTGATCTGCCTGCCGACAGCCAACCCGCGTGGCAATTCCAGGGAGGGATTGAGGAGGCACATAAATTCCTTCCGAGCAATGATAAGTTGGCGATCAACTTAGAAGCCAATAATTTCTACCTACCACAAGTGCCAAATGAGGGGACGAGACTGGTCGAGGTCAACGCAGAGGGTGGAGTCAGTGAACATGCAGTTCATCCGTCGAGAGGTCGGAAAAACCGGCATGGCGAGGATCTGGAATTGGAGGAGGGAAGGAGCATCAAACAATCTGCTGTCTTCTCCGGGGAGACCGGTCGCACCAAATTGTTTGATGAGGTTTTCCTGTGCAGCGGGGGGAGTTGCGCCAAGGCCGTTGACAAATTCCGAGAAAGATCGCAGAACGAAGCAAGTAAAGTCTCTCACGGCAGTCGTTCCAAAGGCAGGAAGGGTCGagggaagaagcaaccgaagagggAGGTGGTGGATCTAAGTTCTCTCCTGACCCATTGCGCTCATGCCGTGGCCGCAGATGATCATCGAAGCGCAAATGAGTTGCTGAAGCAGATCAGACAGCACTCCTCGCCTTTTGGAGACGCAAACCAGAGGTTGGCTCATTGGTTCGCCGACGGCCTGCAGGCTCGCCTCGCCGGTACAGGGAGCCAGATCTACCATTCCTTGACGGCAAAACGGATTCCCGTCACCGACGTCCTGAAAGCTTACCAGCTTTACATGGCTGTCTGTCCTTTCAGGAAGGTCTCCCATTTCTTTGCGACGCAGACCATTCTCAATGTGGCAGAGAAGGCAACGAGGTTGCACATCATAGATTTCGGCATGTACTACGGATTCCAGTGGCCATGTTTCCTGCAACGCCTCTCTTCTCGGCCTGATGGCCCTCCGAAGGTTCGGATGACCGGCATCGACGTCCCCAGGCATGGATTCCGCCCGACCGAGCTGATCGACGAAACGGGGCGTCGCTTAGCCGATTACGCATCCAGCTTCCGCATCCCTTTCGAGTTCCGCTCGATTGCAGCGGCCAAGTGGGATGACATCCGAGTGGAGGACCTCGACCTTCGTGACGACGAGGTGGTCGTCGTCAACTGTTTGTACCGGTTCAAGAACCTGTTGGACGAGACGGTGGTGGTGGATAACCCGAGGGACAAGGTGTTGAACACCATAAGAAAGATCAACCCGGATGTGTTCATTCACGGCGTCGTCAATGGCACATACAGCGCTCCGTTCTTCGTCACCCGCTTCAGGGAAGCTTTGTTCCACTATTCTTCCTTGTTCGACATGATCGGGACGAATGCGCCACAGGAGGATGAATCGAGGCAGCTGATCGAGAAGGTCCTCTTCGGCCGAGAGGCGCTCAACGTCCTTGCCTGCGAGGGCACGGAGAGGTTGGAGAGGCCGGAGACTTACAAGCAGTGGCATGTGAGGAACCTGAGGGCGGGGTTCGTGCAGCTTCCATTGAACCGCGACATCGTGAAGAATGTGACGGATAAGATGAAGTCCTGCTACCACAAGGACTTCGTCGTGGACGAAGACAAGCGGTGGCTGCTGCAAGGGTGGAAAGGGCGTATCGTTTATGCCTTATCGACATGGAAATCCAATAGTTCCTACTAG
- the LOC135581593 gene encoding scarecrow-like protein 9 isoform X1 — MYQPTCAEAPTSTQIKHYYRRSNSRLPRRSRLPVAERASQVWTWNPTAQYAFIYIKARSTTDQSASIRVRRELPCGDRFCSQEDDEKSVAMGTGIRDLRGAMNGFKHDQLFPGPITADGLKLKGLPPPTTAAYLDGFIDVQDGPFLQASSDSALNASAPPSFMDDLFTEEDALNSLDLGGQQQSSNHRSSRLDLPDDHPGLPPSVCTPNANVSPVTETGTLDDSEIFSDIGLNYISQMLMEENTDDKFDVYLENPALFDPENTFLEILRENLTASPGQPPLCSSHFSDSPDGDHHGSSGSSTVMDNSHSYDAPETQPVPIDDSPQSSFSFVNSFGDILEGVEESLLSTLVAPDLPADSQPAWQFQGGIEEAHKFLPSNDKLAINLEANNFYLPQVPNEGTRLVEVNAEGGVSEHAVHPSRGRKNRHGEDLELEEGRSIKQSAVFSGETGRTKLFDEVFLCSGGSCAKAVDKFRERSQNEASKVSHGSRSKGRKGRGKKQPKREVVDLSSLLTHCAHAVAADDHRSANELLKQIRQHSSPFGDANQRLAHWFADGLQARLAGTGSQIYHSLTAKRIPVTDVLKAYQLYMAVCPFRKVSHFFATQTILNVAEKATRLHIIDFGMYYGFQWPCFLQRLSSRPDGPPKVRMTGIDVPRHGFRPTELIDETGRRLADYASSFRIPFEFRSIAAAKWDDIRVEDLDLRDDEVVVVNCLYRFKNLLDETVVVDNPRDKVLNTIRKINPDVFIHGVVNGTYSAPFFVTRFREALFHYSSLFDMIGTNAPQEDESRQLIEKVLFGREALNVLACEGTERLERPETYKQWHVRNLRAGFVQLPLNRDIVKNVTDKMKSCYHKDFVVDEDKRWLLQGWKGRIVYALSTWKSNSSY; from the exons ATGTATCAGCCGACCTGCGCCGAGGCTCCCACGTCGACACAAATTAAACATTACTATCGGCGGTCAAACTCGCGTCTTCCTCGTCGGTCTCGGCTTCCCGTTGCAGAAAGGGCGAGCCAAGTATGGACTTGGAATCCTACTGCTCAATATGCCTTCATATACATAAAGGCGAGGTCGACTACTGATCAAAGTGCCTCGATTAGGGTAAGACGGGAGCTTCCTTGTGGTGATAGATTCTGTAGCCAAG AGGATGATGAGAAGTCAGTAGCCATGGGAACTGGAATTCGAGATCTGCGAGGAGCGATGAACGGGTTCAAGCATGACCAGCTCTTCCCTGGTCCAATCACTGCCGATGGTCTCAAACTCAAAGGGCTGCCGCCACCGACGACCGCCGCCTACCTGGATGGCTTCATCGATGTGCAAGATGGTCCTTTTCTTCAGGCCTCTTCTGATTCTGCCTTGAATGCGAGTGCTCCGCCTTCGTTCATGGATGATCTCTTCACCGAGGAGGACGCCTTGAACAGCTTAGATTTGGGAGGACAGCAGCAATCGTCGAACCACCGGAGTAGCCGGCTCGACCTCCCAGATGACCATCCTGGTCTCCCGCCCTCGGTCTGCACTCCAAACGCCAACGTTTCGCCAGTGACCGAGACAGGTACCCTGGACGACTCTGAGATCTTCTCTGATATCGGTCTCAACTACATTAGTCAGATGCTCATGGAGGAGAACACCGATGATAAGTTTGATGTCTATCTAGAGAACCCAGCCCTCTTTGATCCAGAGAATACCTTCCTTGAGATCTTACGTGAGAACTTGACAGCTTCACCTGGTCAACCACCATTATGTTCCAGCCATTTCTCTGACAGCCCGGATGGTGACCACCATGGGAGCTCCGGTAGCAGCACGGTCATGGACAACAGCCACTCGTATGATGCCCCAGAGACTCAACCTGTCCCTATCGATGACTCCCCGCAGTCTTCGTTTTCCTTCGTGAATAGCTTCGGTGATATCTTAGAAGGGGTGGAGGAATCTCTTCTGAGCACTCTTGTAGCTCCTGATCTGCCTGCCGACAGCCAACCCGCGTGGCAATTCCAGGGAGGGATTGAGGAGGCACATAAATTCCTTCCGAGCAATGATAAGTTGGCGATCAACTTAGAAGCCAATAATTTCTACCTACCACAAGTGCCAAATGAGGGGACGAGACTGGTCGAGGTCAACGCAGAGGGTGGAGTCAGTGAACATGCAGTTCATCCGTCGAGAGGTCGGAAAAACCGGCATGGCGAGGATCTGGAATTGGAGGAGGGAAGGAGCATCAAACAATCTGCTGTCTTCTCCGGGGAGACCGGTCGCACCAAATTGTTTGATGAGGTTTTCCTGTGCAGCGGGGGGAGTTGCGCCAAGGCCGTTGACAAATTCCGAGAAAGATCGCAGAACGAAGCAAGTAAAGTCTCTCACGGCAGTCGTTCCAAAGGCAGGAAGGGTCGagggaagaagcaaccgaagagggAGGTGGTGGATCTAAGTTCTCTCCTGACCCATTGCGCTCATGCCGTGGCCGCAGATGATCATCGAAGCGCAAATGAGTTGCTGAAGCAGATCAGACAGCACTCCTCGCCTTTTGGAGACGCAAACCAGAGGTTGGCTCATTGGTTCGCCGACGGCCTGCAGGCTCGCCTCGCCGGTACAGGGAGCCAGATCTACCATTCCTTGACGGCAAAACGGATTCCCGTCACCGACGTCCTGAAAGCTTACCAGCTTTACATGGCTGTCTGTCCTTTCAGGAAGGTCTCCCATTTCTTTGCGACGCAGACCATTCTCAATGTGGCAGAGAAGGCAACGAGGTTGCACATCATAGATTTCGGCATGTACTACGGATTCCAGTGGCCATGTTTCCTGCAACGCCTCTCTTCTCGGCCTGATGGCCCTCCGAAGGTTCGGATGACCGGCATCGACGTCCCCAGGCATGGATTCCGCCCGACCGAGCTGATCGACGAAACGGGGCGTCGCTTAGCCGATTACGCATCCAGCTTCCGCATCCCTTTCGAGTTCCGCTCGATTGCAGCGGCCAAGTGGGATGACATCCGAGTGGAGGACCTCGACCTTCGTGACGACGAGGTGGTCGTCGTCAACTGTTTGTACCGGTTCAAGAACCTGTTGGACGAGACGGTGGTGGTGGATAACCCGAGGGACAAGGTGTTGAACACCATAAGAAAGATCAACCCGGATGTGTTCATTCACGGCGTCGTCAATGGCACATACAGCGCTCCGTTCTTCGTCACCCGCTTCAGGGAAGCTTTGTTCCACTATTCTTCCTTGTTCGACATGATCGGGACGAATGCGCCACAGGAGGATGAATCGAGGCAGCTGATCGAGAAGGTCCTCTTCGGCCGAGAGGCGCTCAACGTCCTTGCCTGCGAGGGCACGGAGAGGTTGGAGAGGCCGGAGACTTACAAGCAGTGGCATGTGAGGAACCTGAGGGCGGGGTTCGTGCAGCTTCCATTGAACCGCGACATCGTGAAGAATGTGACGGATAAGATGAAGTCCTGCTACCACAAGGACTTCGTCGTGGACGAAGACAAGCGGTGGCTGCTGCAAGGGTGGAAAGGGCGTATCGTTTATGCCTTATCGACATGGAAATCCAATAGTTCCTACTAG
- the LOC135640522 gene encoding pentatricopeptide repeat-containing protein At4g11690-like translates to MPSTHNPFLLIQKIIKTQPIHHPATTSLIFRLLIDAHIRSQKPCPAALCLDRMLRCGLTPPITTFNRLLHLLLASDLLHTASSLFLDAKNRVPLDAYSFGIMIRGLCDAGRLDEASNLMEEFEAGGSPPSVVMYTTLIDGCCRRGSFDAARRLFDRMKGQGVAPNEFTYTVMISGCFRNGFSNAGFELYDEMKRAGVFPNLYTYNVLMSQCCKSQDLVFAFQLFDEMTEKGVLPNVVTYNTLIGGFCRQNMVKDATKLLVRMRDAGLRPSLVTYNVLIDGYCRAGKMVKASRVLNQMKQNGHSPSMITYNVLIDGFSRAGDLVGAANAYREMQDRGLTPTNVTYTILIDAFAREDDMDRAFEMHRSMERAGLAADAHTYGVLMRGLCMQGEMKDARKLFDAMKDKGLKPTDVIYNMMIYGYCREGSSYRALRLLREMIGNGMVPNAASYGLTIRVLCKDGKRQEAEVLLSKVIHSGLQSCESINGALFDMQ, encoded by the coding sequence ATGCCTTCAACCCATAACCCCTTCCTTCTCATTCAAAAGATCATCAAAACCCAGCCGATTCACCACCCCGCCACCACCTCCCTCATCTTCCGCCTCCTCATCGACGCCCACATCCGATCCCAGAAACCCTGCCCCGCCGCCCTCTGCCTCGACCGAATGCTGCGTTGCGGCCTCACTCCACCTATCACCACCTTCAACcggctcctccacctcctcctcgcaTCCGACCTCCTCCACACcgcctcctccctcttcctcgaCGCCAAGAACCGCGTCCCTTTGGACGCCTACAGCTTCGGCATTATGATCCGCGGCCTCTGCGACGCCGGACGCCTCGACGAAGCTTCGAACTTGATGGAGGAGTTCGAGGCCGGCGGCTCGCCGCCCAGCGTGGTCATGTACACGACTTTGATCGATGGGTGCTGTAGAAGAGGCAGCTTTGATGCGGCGAGGCGATTGTTCGATCGGATGAAGGGACAAGGCGTGGCCCCCAATGAGTTCACTTACACCGTCATGATCAGCGGGTGCTTCAGGAACGGCTTCTCCAATGCCGGGTTCGAGCTGTATGACGAAATGAAGCGCGCGGGAGTCTTTCCCAATCTCTACACATACAATGTGTTGATGTCCCAGTGTTGCAAGAGTCAAGATCTGGTCTTCGCCTTTCAGTTGTTCGACGAAATGACGGAGAAGGGAGTGTTGCCGAATGTTGTGACGTATAACACACTAATCGGTGGGTTTTGTAGGCAAAACATGGTAAAAGACGCGACGAAGTTGTTGGTGAGGATGAGGGATGCTGGACTGAGACCGAGTTTGGTAACTTATAATGTTCTCATCGACGGGTATTGCCGAGCAGGAAAGATGGTGAAAGCTTCTCGTGTATTGAACCAGATGAAGCAAAATGGTCATTCTCCGAGTATGATCACTTACAATGTACTCATCGATGGGTTTTCTCGAGCTGGAGATTTGGTAGGAGCAGCCAATGCCTATCGAGAAATGCAGGACAGAGGGTTAACCCCCACGAACGTAACTTACACAATCCTCATCGATGCTTTTGCTAGAGAAGATGACATGGACAGAGCTTTCGAGATGCATCGATCCATGGAGAGAGCGGGCTTGGCGGCAGATGCTCACACATACGGTGTTTTAATGCGTGGTTTGTGCATGCAGGGTGAGATGAAGGATGCCCGGAAGCTGTTCGACGCAATGAAGGACAAAGGGTTGAAACCGACTGATGTGATATATAACATGATGATTTATGGGTACTGTAGAGAGGGCAGTTCATACAGGGCGCTGAGGCTGCTGAGGGAGATGATAGGAAATGGAATGGTTCCCAATGCTGCAAGCTATGGTCTGACCATTCGTGTGCTTTGCAAGGATGGGAAGCGGCAAGAAGCCGAGGTTTTGCTGAGTAAAGTGATACACTCGGGCTTGCAGTCGTGTGAATCCATTAATGGAGCATTGTTTGACATGCAGTGA
- the LOC135586392 gene encoding RHOMBOID-like protein 2 has product MGRESGASDIEIKVQGLQGDNDLNPAGSPFPASQPPGCRGLPPPEHRPFRRWTPWLVPAFVLANLVVFAVIMYENDCPKTYMGDCVAVFLGRFAFQPLKENPLFGPSSSTLEKLGALDVRKVVHEHQGWRLISCIWLHAGVIHVLANMLSLLLIGIRLEQEFGFARIGLLYAISGFGGSLMSALFIKSSISVGASGALFGLLGGMLSELLTNWTIYTNKCAALFTLVLIIAINLAVGVLPHVDNFAHIGGFVSGFLLGFVLLIRPHFGWVAQKNVPPGYLATPVKHKHKLYQYILWITAAILLIVGFTIGILMLFRGVNANDYCSWCHYLSCVPTSIRSCSSSTISCLSSQEGNSLNLMCGGNRRARSYLLPNATEAQIEELCSQLCS; this is encoded by the exons ATGGGGAGGGAATCTGGTGCGTCGGATATCGAGATCAAGGTCCAGGGGCTGCAAGGGGACAACGACTTGAATCCGGCCGGTTCGCCGTTCCCTGCCTCGCAGCCGCCGGGGTGCCGGGGCCTGCCCCCGCCAGAGCACCGTCCGTTCCGGAGGTGGACACCCTGGTTGGTGCCGGCGTTCGTCCTGGCCAACCTGGTTGTGTTCGCCGTCATCATGTACGAGAATGATTGCCCCAAGACTTATATGGGGGACTGCGTTGCCGTCTTTCTCGGCCGGTTCGCCTTCCAGCCCCTGAAGGAGAATCCCCTCTTCGGGCCGTCGTCCTCAAC GTTGGAGAAGTTGGGTGCTTTAGATGTGCGTAAAGTGGTTCATGAACACCAAGGATGGCGTCTGATTTCTTGCATTTGGCTACATGCTGGAGTCATCCATGTGCTTGCCAATATGTTGAGTCTTCTCTTAATCGGAATTCGGCTTGAGCAAGAATTTGGATTTG CACGGATCGGCCTGCTATACGCTATTTCTGGATTTGGTGGGAGTTTGATGTCTGCTCTGTTCATCAAATCAAGTATCTCTGTTGGTGCTTCTGGTGCACTTTTCGGATTGCTCGGTGGCATGCTTTCTGAACTATTAACCAATTGGACGATCTACACAAATAAG TGTGCAGCACTGTTTACGCTTGTGCTCATCATAGCAATCAACTTGGCTGTTGGAGTCCTACCACATGTGGATAACTTTGCTCATATTGGGGGATTTGTTTCTGGATTTCTTCTTGGATTTGTGCTCCTGATTCGCCCCCACTTTGGGTGGGTTGCCCAAAAGAATGTTCCACCTGGATATCTTGCAACTCCGGTCAAACACAAGCACAAGCTGTATCAATACATACTATGGATCACTGCTGCCATTCTTCTAATTGTCGG GTTCACCATTGGCATTCTTATGCTGTTTCGAGGGGTTAACGCAAATGATTATTGTTCTTGGTGCCATTACCTGAGTTGCGTGCCGACCTCCATAAGGAGTTGCTCATCATCCACTATTTCTTGCTTG TCGTCTCAAGAAGGGAACAGCCTGAACTTGATGTGTGGGGGAAACAGAAGAGCCCGTAGCTACCTCTTGCCGAATGCAACCGAAGCCCAGATAGAGGAACTCTGCTCCCAGCTGTGCAGTTGA